In one Streptomyces venezuelae genomic region, the following are encoded:
- a CDS encoding cytochrome P450, translating to MSISGTDRLARTTVFTPRLHALLRDHRGEDVFRLDDDTVGVAGPALTDQILAARPATERERPTFKPLHGRSIPRTEAATVMQAIGRDVRAALKKPVPGRPDLSGEWPHVGHVYLRDLILGADPYRLRILMDRTLELTPKLTWTVIATGAALPGRLRPGAPVTSIAGLTANATTYSDRRYAMGLYRRAAAPVCFTVSTLVANAYWLGAPFDDETPGEHILYESMRLLPPSWNILRNASPEYTALDARIGTGDDVLLLPLLSHRDPELWDDPDEFRPERWATLDPDDHPGYLPFGHVSERCWGRHMVMPLAGMLLDILRAEGTTVDPRQTAAKVPLAGLLGVDKVRLVRSAQA from the coding sequence ATGTCCATTTCCGGCACCGACCGGCTCGCGCGGACCACCGTCTTCACGCCGCGACTCCACGCCCTGCTGCGCGACCACCGCGGCGAGGACGTGTTCCGCCTGGACGACGACACCGTCGGCGTCGCCGGGCCCGCGCTCACCGACCAGATCCTCGCCGCCCGGCCCGCCACCGAGCGCGAACGCCCCACCTTCAAGCCGCTGCACGGGCGCTCCATCCCGCGCACCGAGGCCGCCACCGTCATGCAGGCCATCGGCCGTGACGTACGGGCGGCGCTGAAGAAGCCCGTGCCCGGCCGGCCCGACCTCTCCGGGGAGTGGCCGCACGTCGGCCACGTGTACCTGCGCGACCTGATCCTCGGCGCCGACCCGTACCGGCTGCGCATCCTCATGGACCGCACACTGGAGCTGACGCCCAAGCTGACCTGGACGGTCATCGCGACCGGCGCCGCCCTGCCCGGCAGGCTCCGCCCCGGCGCGCCCGTCACCAGCATCGCGGGCCTCACGGCGAACGCCACGACGTACAGCGACCGGCGCTACGCCATGGGCCTGTACCGGCGCGCCGCCGCCCCCGTCTGCTTCACCGTCTCCACGCTCGTCGCCAACGCGTACTGGCTCGGGGCGCCCTTCGACGACGAGACGCCGGGCGAGCACATCCTGTACGAGTCCATGCGGCTGCTCCCGCCGTCCTGGAACATCCTGCGCAACGCGTCCCCCGAGTACACCGCCCTCGACGCCCGCATCGGCACCGGCGACGACGTCCTGCTCCTGCCGCTGCTCAGCCACCGCGACCCGGAACTCTGGGACGACCCCGACGAGTTCCGCCCCGAGCGCTGGGCCACGCTCGACCCCGACGACCACCCCGGCTACCTCCCCTTCGGCCACGTCTCCGAACGCTGCTGGGGCCGCCACATGGTGATGCCCCTGGCCGGCATGCTCCTCGACATCCTGCGTGCCGAGGGCACGACGGTCGACCCCCGCCAGACCGCGGCGAAGGTGCCGCTCGCGGGCCTGCTCGGCGTCGACAAGGTCCGCCTCGTGAGGTCCGCCCAGGCGTGA
- a CDS encoding monodechloroaminopyrrolnitrin synthase PrnB family protein, giving the protein MSELDPLRFAEHIHELPELNGSADTGGLERLALRLLDRVPDAVTDEATAGAALRDLGFVLASLERHGTDHRSLPGAEEALLKLGALVDEVPRDSVYSYSLRNPEDRLRTFTALPEEVLFIEEVRRAGIALRPAVDHLMAALPLPVRDPLLVEHLTAATEAFKVFAHALLTVKRNITPEVFSTGMRPYFPPMTVGGTVLYAPGGAQMTPLLVDMAVLRPEADDPRHAWYEQYLDENLLYLPAAYRAAGDTIMASRPLLPRLLDETPDGTTVAVWAQLRLLMREILHFRLPHLQLARANMRIRPDGSLGSGGYTTDSLDHLVELTTERHQRLADAFAAAPPLDHATA; this is encoded by the coding sequence GTGAGCGAACTCGATCCGCTGCGGTTCGCAGAGCACATCCATGAATTGCCGGAGCTCAACGGGTCCGCCGACACGGGCGGCCTGGAGCGACTGGCGCTCCGGCTCCTCGACCGCGTCCCCGACGCCGTCACCGACGAGGCCACGGCCGGCGCGGCCCTGCGCGACCTGGGCTTCGTGCTCGCCTCCCTGGAGCGGCACGGCACCGACCACCGGTCCCTGCCCGGCGCGGAGGAGGCGCTGCTCAAGCTCGGCGCCCTCGTCGACGAAGTGCCGCGCGACAGCGTCTACTCGTACTCCCTGCGCAACCCCGAGGACCGGCTGAGAACCTTCACCGCCCTCCCCGAGGAGGTCCTCTTCATCGAGGAGGTCCGCAGGGCGGGCATCGCCCTGCGGCCCGCCGTCGACCACCTCATGGCCGCGCTGCCGCTGCCCGTGCGCGACCCGCTTCTCGTGGAGCATCTGACCGCCGCCACCGAGGCGTTCAAGGTGTTCGCGCACGCCCTGCTGACCGTGAAGCGGAACATCACCCCGGAGGTCTTCTCCACCGGGATGCGGCCGTACTTCCCGCCGATGACGGTGGGCGGCACGGTGCTGTACGCGCCGGGCGGCGCCCAGATGACGCCGCTGCTCGTCGACATGGCGGTGCTCAGACCGGAGGCCGACGACCCCAGGCACGCGTGGTACGAGCAGTACCTCGACGAGAACCTGCTCTACCTCCCCGCGGCCTACCGTGCGGCGGGCGACACCATCATGGCGAGCCGCCCCCTGCTGCCCCGGCTCCTGGACGAGACCCCGGACGGCACCACGGTGGCCGTCTGGGCCCAACTGCGGCTGCTGATGCGGGAGATCCTGCACTTCCGGCTTCCGCACCTCCAGCTCGCCCGCGCCAACATGCGGATACGCCCGGACGGCTCCCTCGGCAGCGGCGGCTACACCACCGACTCCCTGGACCACCTGGTCGAGCTGACCACGGAACGCCACCAACGGCTGGCCGACGCCTTCGCGGCCGCGCCGCCCCTCGATCACGCCACGGCCTAA
- a CDS encoding HAD family hydrolase, with product MSAYGLKEKHPASQRLIVLDFDGVLLDTERIALETWTVVLDEAGIDLPDGIPTHPDGTLARDALNGALTSLLGQERARTSWDVFEHENQRRADREPLAPATRSFLDHCRAGGHRLAVASGNAHSWVAGHLDRLGIRSHFASVSCAGRGLAPKPAPDVYLAALRHAGHTSHRALAVDDSFAGLRSAHTAGIPVAWFTARPAAARPPVPLAHRIQALDELNSIL from the coding sequence ATGTCTGCGTACGGCCTCAAAGAGAAACACCCGGCATCGCAACGACTCATCGTCCTCGACTTCGACGGCGTTCTGCTCGACACCGAACGCATCGCCCTTGAGACGTGGACCGTCGTACTGGACGAAGCAGGCATCGATCTGCCCGACGGAATACCCACGCACCCCGACGGGACTCTCGCGCGCGACGCCCTGAACGGGGCGCTCACCTCCCTGCTCGGGCAGGAGAGGGCGCGCACGTCCTGGGACGTGTTCGAGCACGAGAACCAGCGGCGCGCGGACCGGGAGCCGCTGGCCCCGGCCACCCGGTCCTTCCTGGACCACTGCCGCGCCGGAGGCCACCGGCTCGCCGTCGCCTCCGGCAACGCGCACTCCTGGGTGGCGGGCCACCTGGACCGGCTCGGGATCAGGTCGCACTTCGCGTCGGTGTCCTGCGCCGGTCGCGGCCTCGCCCCGAAACCGGCCCCCGACGTCTACCTCGCCGCCCTGCGGCACGCCGGCCACACCTCCCACCGGGCGCTGGCCGTGGACGACTCCTTCGCCGGTCTGCGATCCGCGCACACCGCGGGAATTCCCGTCGCCTGGTTCACCGCCCGGCCCGCGGCCGCGCGGCCTCCCGTGCCATTGGCGCACCGCATTCAGGCGCTCGACGAGCTGAATTCCATTCTCTGA
- a CDS encoding ATP-binding cassette domain-containing protein yields the protein MERDLAVRLDGVGRRYGMGGTWVLRGVDLGIRTGSLVRVEGANGTGKSTLLRLLAGIDAPSEGRVSGRRRTAFVPERFPAALPFTALGYLTHMGRVHGLAAGAARRGAAEWLERFGAAAYARTPLSELSKGSSQKVAVAQALLAEPDLLVLDEAWTGLDAPARAALDRAVSDRTAEGGAVVFVDHDPRRLPGVADETYAVIGTALNRLTETDTSDPARAAERQGPTVLIEVQGPQGAELPAPVTAASVATAAGTPDGTTRLTVPRPHSDRILRELLTARPPWHVVTVSAPAGERRGEER from the coding sequence ATGGAACGTGATCTCGCGGTGCGGCTCGACGGGGTCGGCCGCCGCTACGGCATGGGTGGCACCTGGGTGCTGCGCGGTGTCGACCTCGGTATACGCACGGGCTCGCTGGTGCGCGTCGAAGGGGCCAACGGCACGGGAAAGTCGACCCTGTTGAGACTGCTCGCCGGTATCGACGCACCGTCCGAGGGGCGGGTGAGCGGGCGCCGGCGCACGGCGTTCGTCCCCGAGAGGTTCCCGGCCGCCCTGCCGTTCACGGCCCTCGGCTACCTCACGCACATGGGCCGCGTGCACGGCCTCGCGGCCGGTGCCGCGCGGCGGGGTGCGGCCGAGTGGCTGGAGCGGTTCGGCGCCGCCGCGTATGCGCGCACGCCCCTGTCGGAGCTCTCCAAGGGGAGCAGCCAGAAGGTGGCCGTGGCGCAGGCGCTGCTGGCGGAGCCCGATCTGCTCGTCCTCGACGAGGCGTGGACGGGCCTGGACGCGCCCGCCCGCGCCGCACTCGACCGCGCGGTGTCCGACCGCACGGCGGAGGGCGGCGCCGTGGTCTTCGTCGACCACGACCCGCGCCGCCTTCCGGGGGTGGCCGATGAAACGTACGCGGTGATCGGCACGGCGCTGAACCGACTTACGGAGACGGACACTTCGGATCCCGCACGCGCGGCGGAACGGCAAGGGCCGACCGTCCTCATCGAGGTCCAGGGGCCCCAGGGCGCGGAACTTCCGGCGCCGGTGACGGCGGCGTCCGTGGCGACGGCCGCCGGGACGCCCGACGGCACCACACGCCTCACCGTTCCCCGGCCGCACTCGGACCGGATCCTGCGGGAGCTCCTGACGGCGCGGCCCCCGTGGCACGTGGTGACGGTGAGCGCCCCGGCCGGAGAGAGGCGGGGTGAGGAACGGTGA
- a CDS encoding polysaccharide deacetylase family protein: MITLVRRCAALCALGTLTAALAGCAGDTATSSGHTGRHARPPASAAAPSASAPPTLAPGPSGLTPVFENGPRARGRTVALTFDADMTADQGPRAAAGERFDNPALVATLRRLKVPATFFMTGRWAEEYPAQARAIGRDPLFEVANHSYSHHAFTGRCYGLPTVPAPRMRADMERAFAAFRAAGVERPVPYFRFPGGCYDQRALRALAPGGVTAVQWDVVSGDAFATDSAAVARQVLDGVRPGSVVVMHCTRSAAPATERALRTIIPKLRERGFRFVRVSEQIRAAGARG; encoded by the coding sequence GTGATCACTCTCGTACGGAGATGCGCCGCGCTCTGCGCCCTCGGCACCCTGACCGCAGCCCTCGCCGGTTGTGCCGGCGACACCGCCACGTCGTCCGGTCACACGGGCCGTCACGCCCGGCCCCCGGCGAGCGCCGCCGCTCCCTCGGCGTCCGCCCCGCCCACGCTGGCCCCCGGCCCGTCCGGCCTGACCCCCGTCTTCGAGAACGGGCCCCGGGCCCGCGGCCGTACCGTCGCCCTCACCTTCGACGCCGACATGACCGCGGACCAGGGTCCGCGCGCGGCGGCCGGTGAACGGTTCGACAACCCGGCGCTGGTCGCCACGCTGCGGCGCCTGAAGGTCCCGGCGACGTTCTTCATGACGGGGCGGTGGGCCGAGGAGTACCCGGCGCAGGCCAGGGCCATCGGGCGCGACCCGCTCTTCGAGGTCGCCAACCACTCGTACAGCCACCACGCGTTCACCGGCCGCTGCTACGGACTGCCGACGGTTCCGGCGCCCCGGATGCGCGCCGACATGGAGCGCGCGTTCGCCGCGTTCCGCGCGGCCGGGGTCGAGCGCCCCGTGCCGTACTTCCGCTTCCCCGGCGGCTGCTACGACCAGCGGGCCCTGCGCGCCCTCGCACCCGGCGGCGTCACCGCCGTGCAGTGGGACGTCGTCAGCGGCGACGCCTTCGCGACGGACTCCGCGGCGGTGGCCCGGCAGGTTCTCGACGGGGTGCGGCCCGGCTCGGTCGTCGTCATGCACTGCACACGCAGCGCGGCCCCCGCGACGGAACGCGCCCTGCGCACGATCATCCCGAAGCTCCGGGAGCGCGGCTTCCGATTCGTCCGGGTGTCGGAGCAGATCAGGGCCGCGGGGGCACGGGGCTAG
- a CDS encoding PhoX family protein yields MSATRRQMLARSGAVGAGIAFTGALSELFAGTAAAHGKAGYGPLVPDPEGLLDLPRGFRYKVLSREGDELRSGEGKVPSNHDGMAAFRGRHGGVHLVRNHENRVTGKIGVPTVRGLTYDPMAKGGCTALSLDRRNDVLGERVAIAGTAVNCAGGPTPWGTWLTCEETEDKAGTNGYTKDHGFIFEVDPVDPHRTGAVPLTAMGRFQHEAIAVDPKRGVVYETEDAFQKPFGLFYRFLPKKPEGGRGSLRAGGKLQAMRVPGVPDLSAVQETGACFDGIEWVDVPDPLAAETPIRLQDFGKKGITHAQKLEGCYWGGSSVYFVSSFAHSAEGSAGDHFGQVWRYDPSRRRLTLVIVFGPSTDIQMPGESPDNICLAPSGGLMVCEDGSGAQHVYGLTRRGEVYAMARGRQNIGTPEEPEWGEFAGVTFSPDHDTMYVNCYTPGTTFAVTGPWHR; encoded by the coding sequence ATGTCTGCCACTCGACGTCAGATGCTCGCCCGCTCCGGTGCCGTGGGCGCCGGAATCGCCTTCACCGGCGCGCTCTCCGAACTCTTCGCGGGCACCGCGGCCGCACACGGCAAGGCCGGTTACGGCCCTCTCGTCCCCGACCCCGAGGGCCTGCTCGACTTGCCCAGGGGTTTCCGCTACAAGGTCCTCTCCCGCGAGGGCGACGAACTGCGGTCGGGCGAGGGCAAGGTGCCCAGCAACCACGACGGCATGGCCGCCTTCCGCGGCCGCCACGGCGGCGTCCATCTCGTGCGCAACCACGAGAACCGCGTCACCGGCAAGATCGGCGTGCCGACCGTCCGGGGCCTGACCTACGACCCGATGGCCAAGGGCGGCTGTACGGCGCTCTCCCTCGACCGGCGGAACGACGTCCTCGGCGAGCGCGTCGCGATCGCCGGGACCGCCGTCAACTGCGCGGGCGGGCCGACCCCTTGGGGCACCTGGCTCACCTGTGAGGAGACCGAGGACAAGGCCGGCACGAACGGCTACACCAAGGACCACGGTTTCATCTTCGAGGTCGACCCGGTGGACCCGCACCGCACCGGCGCGGTGCCGCTGACCGCGATGGGCCGCTTCCAGCACGAGGCCATCGCCGTCGACCCGAAGCGCGGCGTCGTCTACGAGACCGAGGACGCCTTCCAGAAACCCTTCGGCCTGTTCTACCGCTTCCTGCCCAAGAAGCCCGAGGGCGGCCGCGGTTCGCTGCGCGCGGGCGGAAAGCTCCAGGCCATGCGGGTGCCGGGTGTGCCCGACCTGTCCGCCGTCCAGGAGACGGGCGCCTGCTTCGACGGGATCGAGTGGGTCGACGTCCCGGACCCGCTGGCGGCCGAAACCCCCATCCGCCTCCAGGACTTCGGCAAGAAGGGCATCACCCACGCGCAGAAGCTGGAGGGCTGCTACTGGGGCGGCTCGTCCGTCTACTTCGTCTCGTCGTTCGCCCACAGCGCCGAGGGCTCGGCGGGCGACCACTTCGGGCAGGTCTGGCGGTACGACCCGTCGAGGCGCCGCCTCACCCTCGTGATCGTGTTCGGTCCGAGCACCGACATCCAGATGCCGGGCGAGTCCCCCGACAACATCTGCCTCGCGCCGAGCGGCGGCCTGATGGTGTGCGAGGACGGCAGCGGCGCCCAGCACGTGTACGGACTCACTCGGCGCGGCGAGGTCTACGCGATGGCCCGCGGCAGGCAGAACATCGGCACCCCGGAGGAGCCCGAGTGGGGCGAGTTCGCGGGCGTCACGTTCTCCCCCGACCACGACACGATGTACGTGAACTGCTACACGCCCGGCACGACGTTCGCCGTGACGGGCCCCTGGCACCGGTAG
- a CDS encoding peptidyl-tRNA hydrolase: protein MPDAQAAQDSPFRHENTWRDEAPQFVLPLVARIERTAPPARTDALETAARAVLMILSDERSLGEGPWAQAMNDWQDARIRKVVRRARGAEWRRAEALPGITVTGKSAEVRVYPPVPLDGWPKELARLQVSGTELDDPEPPAGADPAYPVLWMSPEVDMTAGKSMAQAGHGAQLAWWELSAEDRAAWRDAGFPLSVRTADAARWRDLTTSGLPVVRDAGFTEIAPGKTVAVEGGRHLCPLPR, encoded by the coding sequence ATGCCGGACGCGCAGGCCGCCCAGGACAGCCCGTTCCGCCATGAGAACACTTGGCGCGACGAGGCACCGCAGTTCGTGCTGCCGCTCGTCGCCCGCATCGAGCGCACCGCTCCCCCGGCCCGCACCGACGCCCTGGAGACCGCGGCCCGCGCGGTCCTGATGATCCTGAGCGACGAGCGGTCCCTCGGCGAGGGGCCGTGGGCGCAGGCGATGAACGACTGGCAGGACGCCCGCATCCGCAAGGTGGTGCGCAGGGCGCGCGGCGCCGAGTGGCGCAGGGCCGAGGCGCTGCCCGGCATCACGGTCACCGGCAAGTCGGCGGAGGTGCGGGTCTATCCGCCGGTCCCCCTCGACGGCTGGCCCAAGGAGCTGGCGCGCCTCCAGGTCTCGGGCACGGAGCTCGACGACCCGGAGCCCCCGGCCGGGGCCGACCCGGCGTACCCCGTCCTGTGGATGAGCCCCGAGGTCGACATGACGGCGGGCAAGTCGATGGCACAGGCGGGGCACGGCGCGCAGCTGGCCTGGTGGGAGCTGTCGGCCGAGGACCGCGCCGCATGGCGCGACGCGGGTTTCCCCCTCTCGGTCCGCACCGCCGACGCGGCCCGCTGGCGTGACCTCACCACGAGCGGCCTTCCCGTGGTCCGCGATGCGGGCTTCACCGAGATCGCCCCCGGAAAAACGGTCGCGGTCGAGGGCGGCCGCCATCTCTGCCCGCTCCCCCGCTAG
- a CDS encoding ABC transporter: MSALLRYQTALLVRSQRWLPPVILYAVFLGIGVQGGQPILDSLAYAAGALLPVAAWLVRICVSNEPPAARSCSAAAAGPGRAHLASLLAAFLAASALGGAAVLVVTAISDAASINSRVPVPRLSAGAAGLLAMLVSALLGTALGALANWPLLRSAGRAVPAMLLGALLLVVTTGSPAKSVLTDLTTGSREGVVPLSLGALAGSLAVAAAAMWGACALSSRRG, translated from the coding sequence ATGTCCGCCCTGCTGCGCTACCAGACCGCCCTGCTCGTGCGTTCCCAGCGCTGGCTGCCGCCCGTGATCCTCTACGCCGTCTTCCTCGGCATCGGCGTGCAGGGCGGTCAGCCGATCCTGGACTCGCTCGCGTACGCCGCCGGGGCCCTGCTGCCCGTGGCCGCCTGGCTGGTGCGGATCTGTGTGTCCAACGAGCCGCCCGCCGCCCGCAGTTGCTCCGCCGCGGCGGCGGGACCCGGGCGGGCGCATCTCGCCTCGCTGCTCGCCGCGTTCCTCGCGGCGTCCGCACTGGGAGGCGCGGCGGTCCTCGTCGTGACGGCCATCAGCGACGCGGCGAGCATCAACTCCCGGGTGCCGGTGCCGCGGCTCTCCGCGGGCGCGGCCGGGCTCCTCGCGATGCTGGTCAGCGCGTTGCTCGGCACGGCGCTCGGGGCGCTCGCCAACTGGCCGCTGCTGCGCTCCGCGGGGCGGGCCGTCCCCGCGATGCTGCTCGGCGCGCTGCTGCTGGTCGTCACCACGGGCTCCCCGGCCAAGTCGGTCCTCACCGACCTGACCACGGGCTCGCGGGAGGGCGTGGTGCCGCTGTCGCTGGGCGCGCTCGCGGGGTCGCTCGCCGTCGCGGCGGCGGCGATGTGGGGGGCGTGCGCGCTCAGTTCGCGGCGGGGGTGA
- a CDS encoding alpha/beta fold hydrolase, whose protein sequence is MKLHTHEWGAGDRVALLVHGIMSDHRTWRRVGPALADKGYRVIGVDLRGHGASGRGEYGAEIFADDLVDTLPTGAELAVGHSLGGVALSLAVERLAPARAVYSDPAWALGGEGAVDPALFVEFRRIPRDVLAKFNPRWEAADLDVEMATLAVWDPDTALSISGADAVDRTPAAPVVPSLVQVADPSTVVSDALKEELARRGFEVRTVRGAGHTIHRDDFDAFMGSLDGWV, encoded by the coding sequence ATGAAGCTGCACACGCACGAGTGGGGAGCCGGCGACCGCGTCGCCCTCCTGGTCCACGGGATCATGTCGGACCACCGCACCTGGCGGCGCGTGGGTCCCGCCCTCGCCGACAAGGGGTACCGCGTGATCGGCGTCGATCTGCGCGGTCACGGCGCGAGCGGACGTGGCGAGTACGGTGCGGAGATATTCGCGGACGACCTCGTCGACACGCTGCCGACGGGCGCGGAGCTGGCGGTCGGGCACTCGCTCGGCGGTGTCGCCCTGTCCCTCGCGGTGGAGCGCCTCGCGCCCGCGCGGGCCGTCTACTCCGACCCGGCGTGGGCGCTCGGCGGCGAGGGGGCGGTCGATCCCGCGCTGTTCGTGGAGTTCCGGCGGATCCCGCGCGACGTCCTGGCGAAGTTCAACCCGCGCTGGGAGGCGGCCGACCTCGACGTCGAGATGGCCACGCTGGCGGTCTGGGACCCGGACACCGCGCTCTCGATCTCCGGCGCGGACGCCGTCGACCGCACCCCCGCCGCACCCGTCGTGCCGTCGCTCGTGCAGGTCGCGGACCCGAGCACCGTCGTGTCCGACGCGCTCAAGGAGGAGCTGGCGCGGCGCGGCTTCGAGGTGCGCACGGTCCGGGGCGCGGGGCACACGATCCATCGGGACGACTTCGACGCGTTCATGGGGTCACTCGACGGCTGGGTGTGA
- a CDS encoding tryptorubin family RiPP precursor, translating into MLAAGPCPAWTPTESTGGMHMKVVRSLKKKITGEKSLKAYAWYHWY; encoded by the coding sequence ATGCTCGCCGCAGGTCCATGTCCCGCATGGACGCCGACGGAATCGACCGGAGGTATGCACATGAAGGTTGTCCGCTCCCTCAAGAAGAAGATCACCGGCGAGAAGAGCCTCAAGGCGTACGCCTGGTACCACTGGTACTAG
- a CDS encoding DinB family protein, with protein MSDQNDRPERWSRATTYPDMWADPDDDPRDSEGNSPDGELPTLLDFLSGYRMTLRMKCEGLDAEQLARRSVPPSTMSLLGLVRHLAEVERDWRNWISEDPAPRLWGPKDADFHGAVADQAVVDEAFAALEREQAATDAALAAHPDLGERLGKDRTSVRELMVHRVEEYARHCGHADLLRECVDGRVGQ; from the coding sequence ATGAGCGATCAGAACGACCGTCCCGAGCGATGGAGCCGGGCCACCACCTACCCCGACATGTGGGCCGATCCGGACGACGACCCCCGCGACAGCGAGGGGAACAGTCCGGACGGCGAGCTGCCGACGCTGCTCGACTTCCTGTCGGGGTACCGCATGACCCTGCGCATGAAGTGCGAGGGCCTGGACGCGGAACAGCTGGCCCGCCGCTCGGTGCCGCCGTCGACGATGTCGCTCCTCGGCCTGGTCCGCCATCTCGCCGAGGTGGAGCGGGACTGGCGCAACTGGATCAGCGAGGACCCGGCTCCGCGGCTGTGGGGTCCCAAGGACGCGGACTTCCACGGGGCCGTCGCGGACCAGGCGGTGGTCGACGAGGCGTTCGCCGCGCTGGAACGCGAGCAGGCGGCGACCGATGCCGCCCTCGCCGCCCACCCGGACCTGGGCGAACGCCTGGGCAAGGACCGCACGTCGGTCCGCGAACTGATGGTGCACCGCGTCGAGGAGTACGCGCGGCACTGCGGCCACGCCGACCTGCTGCGCGAGTGCGTCGACGGCAGGGTCGGCCAGTAG
- the sph gene encoding sphingomyelin phosphodiesterase, whose translation MSYAVLRRTRVVALASVVAGATLVAGGPAVAADAAAAPPPLKVLTYNTFLFSKTLYPNWGQDHRAKAIPVADFFRGQDVVVLQEAFDNSSSDALKANAAGRYPHQTPVMGRGKSGWDATGGAYSSVTPEDGGVTVLSKWPIVRKEQYVYKDACGSDSYSNKGFVYAVLDVNGTKAHVVGTHAQSTDPGCGSGEAAATRAKQFKEMDAFLDAKNIPAGEQVVVAGDFNVDSRSAEYASMLADAGLAPADARTGHPYSFDTRDNSIAAERYPDDPREDLDYVLHRTGHARPAAWRNDVVKERSAPWTVSSWGKEYTYTNLSDHYPVTAG comes from the coding sequence GTGTCGTACGCAGTGCTGCGCAGGACCCGTGTCGTCGCTCTCGCCTCCGTGGTCGCCGGTGCCACACTCGTCGCCGGCGGCCCGGCGGTGGCCGCCGACGCGGCCGCCGCGCCGCCACCGCTCAAGGTGCTCACGTACAACACCTTCCTGTTCAGCAAGACGCTCTACCCGAACTGGGGCCAGGACCACCGGGCGAAGGCGATACCGGTCGCCGACTTCTTCCGGGGGCAGGACGTCGTCGTGCTTCAGGAGGCGTTCGACAACTCCTCGTCCGACGCGCTGAAGGCGAACGCGGCCGGGCGCTACCCGCACCAGACTCCCGTGATGGGGCGCGGCAAGAGCGGGTGGGATGCCACCGGCGGCGCGTACTCCTCCGTGACGCCGGAGGACGGTGGCGTGACCGTGCTCAGCAAGTGGCCGATCGTGCGCAAGGAGCAGTACGTCTACAAGGACGCCTGCGGGTCCGACTCGTACTCCAACAAGGGTTTCGTGTACGCCGTGTTGGACGTGAACGGGACCAAGGCGCACGTCGTCGGTACGCACGCCCAGTCCACCGATCCCGGCTGCGGCAGCGGCGAGGCCGCGGCGACCCGCGCGAAGCAGTTCAAGGAGATGGACGCCTTCCTGGACGCCAAGAACATCCCCGCCGGTGAACAGGTCGTCGTGGCGGGTGACTTCAACGTCGACTCGCGCAGCGCCGAGTACGCCTCGATGCTCGCCGACGCGGGCCTCGCCCCCGCCGACGCCCGCACCGGCCACCCGTACTCCTTCGACACCCGGGACAACTCCATCGCCGCCGAGCGTTACCCGGACGACCCCCGCGAGGACTTGGACTACGTCCTGCACCGCACGGGCCACGCCCGCCCCGCCGCCTGGCGCAACGACGTGGTCAAGGAGCGGAGCGCGCCCTGGACGGTCTCCAGCTGGGGCAAGGAGTACACGTACACGAACCTGTCGGACCACTACCCCGTGACCGCCGGATAG
- a CDS encoding class I SAM-dependent methyltransferase, with the protein MTLPATAAERAATYWNAPETVRDFAALTAQPYLVEILSRYADDPAGPALDLGCGGGRNTVALLEHGRTVVAVDLHQAMVEATREATAHFPADRITVRQGAADAVPADDDTFALAVCYGVLHNAPTPARFRSSVAELARVLRPGAVLALNTFTADSLDPRLRPGETPGQYVLPDDVPMTLLPTEEILAALASVGLRPEGEVHTYVRDLDVGPRAVLRCELRHDGGTGGNGEDGSRNA; encoded by the coding sequence ATGACTCTCCCCGCCACCGCGGCCGAGCGCGCCGCCACCTACTGGAACGCCCCGGAGACGGTACGCGACTTCGCGGCGCTCACCGCCCAGCCCTACCTCGTCGAGATCCTCTCCCGGTACGCCGACGACCCCGCCGGGCCCGCCCTCGACCTCGGCTGCGGCGGCGGACGCAACACCGTCGCCCTCCTCGAACACGGCCGCACGGTCGTCGCCGTGGACCTGCACCAGGCCATGGTCGAGGCGACCCGCGAGGCCACCGCGCACTTCCCCGCCGACCGGATCACCGTCCGGCAGGGCGCGGCCGACGCCGTCCCCGCCGACGACGACACCTTCGCCCTCGCCGTGTGCTACGGCGTCCTGCACAACGCCCCCACGCCGGCGCGGTTCAGGTCCTCGGTCGCGGAGTTGGCGCGGGTGCTGCGGCCCGGCGCCGTGCTCGCGCTCAACACCTTCACCGCCGACTCCCTCGACCCGCGGCTGCGCCCCGGGGAGACCCCGGGCCAGTACGTCCTGCCGGACGACGTCCCCATGACGCTGCTGCCCACCGAGGAGATCCTCGCCGCGCTGGCCTCCGTGGGCCTGCGCCCCGAGGGCGAGGTGCACACCTACGTACGCGACCTCGACGTCGGCCCGCGCGCGGTGCTCCGCTGCGAGCTGCGCCACGACGGAGGCACCGGCGGCAACGGTGAGGACGGGAGCCGGAATGCCTGA